The following proteins are encoded in a genomic region of Triticum dicoccoides isolate Atlit2015 ecotype Zavitan chromosome 1B, WEW_v2.0, whole genome shotgun sequence:
- the LOC119336769 gene encoding cytochrome P450 84A1-like, translating into MVDLAKTAMEWLQDPLSWLFVASVVFVVLQRRRRGKAPPFPPGPNQLPVVGNMSMMDQLTHRGLAALAKQYGGLLHLRLGKLHAFAVSTPEYAREVLQAQDGAFSNRPATIAIAYLTYDRADMAFAHYGPFWRQMRKLCVMKLFSRRRPETWVAVRDESAALVRAVARRSGESVNLGELIFNLTKNVIFRAAFGAGAAADGDGGKQDEFIAILQEFSKLFGAFNIGDFFPWLSWADPQGINVRLRAARAALDEFIDKIIDEHMARGKSPDDVDADMVDDMLAFLPEAKPKKAAGDGGDELQNTLRLTRDNIKAIIMDVMFGGTETVASAIEWAMAEMMHSPDDLRRLQKELADTVGLDRNVDESDLDKLPFLKCVIKETLRLHPPIPLLLHETAEDCVVGGYTVPRASRVMINVFAIGRDAKAWKDPDTFRPSRFVAGEGEAAGVDFKGGCFEFLPFGSGRRSCPGMALGLYALELAVGQLAHGFSWALPDGMKPSELDMSDIFGLTAPRATRLHVVPTPRLTCPLVADVDINGTRQA; encoded by the exons ATGGTGGATTTGGCCAAGACCGCCATGGAATGGCTCCAAGATCCACTGAGCTGGCTGTTCGTCGCCTCGGTGGTCTTCGTGGTGCTGCAGCGGCGCCGGCGAGGCAAGGCGCCGCCGTTTCCTCCCGGGCCGAATCAGCTGCCGGTCGTCGGCAACATGTCGATGATGGACCAGCTGACCCACCGGGGCCTCGCGGCGCTGGCGAAGCAGTACGGCGGCCTTCTCCACCTCCGCCTCGGCAAGCTCCATGCCTTCGCCGTGTCGACGCCGGAGTACGCCCGGGAGGTGCTGCAGGCGCAGGACGGCGCCTTCTCCAACCGGCCGGCCACCATCGCCATCGCCTACCTCACCTACGACCGTGCCGACATGGCGTTCGCGCACTACGGGCCCTTCTGGCGCCAGATGCGCAAGCTGTGCGTGATGAAGCTCTTCAGCCGGCGCCGTCCGGAGACGTGGGTCGCCGTGCGCGACGAATCCGCGGCGCTCGTCCGCGCCGTGGCTCGGCGGAGCGGCGAGTCCGTGAACCTCGGCGAGCTCATATTCAACCTTACCAAGAACGTCATCTTCCGCGCCGCGTTCGGTGCTGGCGCCGCCGCGGACGGCGACGGCGGCAAGCAGGACGAGTTCATCGCCATCCTCCAGGAGTTCTCCAAGCTGTTCGGCGCGTTCAACATCGGCGACTTCTTCCCGTGGCTCAGCTGGGCGGACCCGCAGGGCATCAACGTGCGCCTccgcgccgcgcgcgccgccctcgACGAGTTCATCGACAAGATCATCGACGAGCACATGGCGAGGGGCAAGAGCCCGGACGACGTCGACGCGGACATGGTGGACGACATGCTGGCGTTCCTCCCTGAGGCAAAGCCGAAGAAGGCcgccggcgacggcggggacgaGCTGCAGAACACGCTCCGCCTCACGCGTGACAACATCAAGGCCATCATCATG GATGTGATGTTTGGTGGGACTGAGACGGTGGCGTCGGCGATCGAGTGGGCAATGGCAGAGATGATGCACAGCCCGGACGACCTTCGCCGATTGCAGAAGGAGCTCGCCGACACGGTGGGTCTTGACCGGAATGTGGATGAGTCGGACCTCGACAAGCTCCCCTTCCTCAAGTGTGTCATCAAGGAGACGCTCCGGCTGCACCCGCCCATCCCGCTGCTCCTCCACGAGACTGCCGAGGACTGCGTCGTCGGTGGCTACACCGTGCCCCGAGCCTCCCGCGTCATGATCAACGTCTTCGCCATCGGTCGCGACGCcaaggcatggaaggatccggacaCGTTCCGGCCGTCTCGGTTCGTGGCGGGGGAAGGGGAGGCTGCCGGGGTTGACTTTAAGGGCGGCTGCTTTGAGTTCCTCCCGTTCGGGTCTGGTCGTCGCTCATGCCCCGGGATGGCGCTCGGCCTGTACGCTCTGGAGCTCGCCGTCGGCCAGCTCGCCCACGGATTCAGCTGGGCGCTACCTGACGGCATGAAGCCGTCGGAGCTTGACATGAGCGACATCTTTGGCCTCACTGCGCCGCGCGCTACCAGGCTCCACGTCGTGCCCACACCCCGGCTCACCTGCCCCTTGGTCGCTGACGTTGATATTAACGGCACGCGTCAAGCGTGA